Proteins found in one Arthrobacter pascens genomic segment:
- a CDS encoding resuscitation-promoting factor — MVKFFTSDGKFSFLKVGTQLLVLCALVLGLVAFVGNNKTITLNVDGKVTSVQSFGGTVGQVVKSAKLELKPADRVSPSVDATVENGTVINVNMAKAVKVSLDGSEKTVSTTAPDVAGLVTELGVASASSVSVPKDSQLSVDGSFVSISTPKSVSIVADGKVSTATTTAATVGQVLEDAGVTLGVNDRSSQPGNAHVVNNMVVKVSRVDTGKTEATTEDVQFETLTTESADLLKGEKKVTQAGAAGKVDRTFKLVLVDGREASRTLVSETVSVQPVTEKVTVGTKAKPVAATAAAANSGAAAPAMMNEAMWDKIAQCESSGNWAANTGNGYYGGLQFDIRTWIGSGGGAYAPNASLATKAQQIDIANRVYAQRGLQPWGCGWAASS; from the coding sequence GTGGTCAAGTTTTTCACATCGGACGGCAAGTTCAGCTTCCTCAAGGTTGGCACCCAGCTGTTGGTGCTATGTGCACTGGTGCTCGGACTTGTTGCTTTCGTCGGCAATAACAAAACCATCACGCTCAACGTCGATGGGAAAGTGACCTCGGTCCAGTCCTTCGGCGGCACAGTGGGCCAGGTCGTGAAGAGCGCCAAGCTGGAGCTGAAGCCCGCTGACCGCGTTTCGCCGTCGGTGGATGCCACAGTGGAAAACGGCACCGTCATCAACGTCAACATGGCCAAGGCGGTGAAGGTCAGCCTTGACGGCTCGGAAAAGACGGTCAGCACCACCGCTCCCGACGTCGCCGGCCTCGTGACCGAGCTCGGCGTTGCAAGCGCCTCCTCCGTCTCCGTCCCGAAGGACTCCCAGCTTTCCGTGGACGGATCATTTGTTTCCATCTCGACGCCCAAGAGTGTCAGCATCGTTGCCGACGGCAAGGTGTCCACGGCAACGACGACGGCGGCCACCGTCGGCCAGGTGCTTGAGGACGCAGGCGTGACGCTTGGCGTCAACGACCGCTCCTCGCAGCCGGGAAATGCCCACGTGGTCAATAACATGGTGGTCAAGGTGTCCCGTGTGGACACCGGCAAGACCGAGGCCACCACGGAAGACGTCCAGTTCGAGACTCTGACCACCGAGAGCGCGGATCTCCTAAAGGGCGAAAAGAAGGTAACCCAGGCCGGCGCAGCCGGAAAAGTGGACAGGACCTTCAAGCTGGTGCTGGTGGACGGACGCGAAGCTTCACGGACCCTGGTCTCCGAAACAGTTTCCGTACAGCCCGTGACGGAGAAAGTCACCGTAGGCACCAAGGCAAAGCCCGTTGCAGCGACTGCAGCCGCCGCAAACTCCGGAGCCGCTGCACCTGCCATGATGAACGAGGCAATGTGGGACAAGATCGCCCAGTGTGAATCCAGCGGAAACTGGGCCGCTAACACGGGCAACGGGTACTACGGCGGCCTGCAGTTTGATATCCGGACCTGGATCGGCTCAGGCGGCGGCGCTTACGCCCCGAATGCCAGCCTTGCGACCAAGGCACAGCAGATAGACATCGCAAACCGTGTATACGCGCAGCGT
- a CDS encoding TatD family hydrolase: MCNSLSPAAYRDSGTDGAAGTGRSGRQGFPPAPEPLPAPVMDNHTHLDFPNGDAPVGIAAALDAAEAVGVQGAVQVGCDLASSRFTVEAVELDSRLLGAVALHPNDAPEYALRGELEDALAEIERLASHPRIRAIGETGLDFFRTEGEGLVAQRYSFRRHIDIAKRLGLTLQIHDRDAHSDVVQVLREEGAPERVVFHCFSGDEGLARICNEAGWNMSFAGTVTFRNSADLRAALAVADPDLVLVETDAPFLTPHPHRGRPNASYMVPYTVRAMAELTGTDLAELCGRLSANTLRAYGEWA; this comes from the coding sequence ATGTGCAATTCGCTGAGTCCCGCCGCTTACCGCGATTCCGGAACGGACGGAGCAGCCGGAACCGGGCGTTCCGGGAGGCAGGGTTTTCCGCCGGCGCCCGAGCCGTTGCCAGCGCCGGTGATGGACAACCACACGCACCTCGACTTCCCCAACGGCGACGCGCCGGTGGGGATCGCCGCCGCGCTGGATGCAGCTGAGGCCGTGGGCGTGCAGGGCGCGGTCCAGGTGGGCTGTGACTTGGCCTCCTCACGTTTCACCGTTGAGGCCGTTGAGCTGGACAGCCGGCTGTTGGGAGCGGTGGCGCTGCACCCGAACGACGCACCGGAGTACGCCCTTCGCGGGGAGCTGGAAGACGCATTGGCGGAGATCGAGCGGTTGGCCAGCCATCCCCGCATCCGGGCCATCGGCGAGACAGGGCTGGATTTCTTCCGCACCGAAGGGGAGGGGCTGGTGGCTCAGCGCTACTCATTCCGGCGGCACATTGACATCGCCAAACGGCTCGGGCTGACTCTCCAGATTCATGACCGGGATGCCCACAGCGACGTTGTGCAAGTGCTGCGCGAAGAGGGGGCTCCGGAGCGGGTGGTCTTCCACTGCTTTTCGGGGGATGAGGGCCTCGCCAGGATCTGCAATGAGGCGGGTTGGAACATGTCCTTCGCCGGCACCGTGACCTTTAGGAACTCGGCGGACCTCCGGGCTGCGCTGGCGGTGGCGGACCCGGACCTCGTGCTGGTAGAAACCGACGCGCCTTTCCTTACGCCCCATCCGCACCGGGGGCGTCCGAATGCAAGCTACATGGTGCCGTACACGGTCCGGGCCATGGCCGAATTGACAGGAACGGACCTTGCGGAACTCTGTGGCCGGCTCAGCGCAAATACCCTGCGGGCGTACGGTGAATGGGCTTGA